In the genome of Clostridiales bacterium, the window TAATGCAGCTTTGTACATATCTAAGTCAGTTATTTTATTAAGAGTATATTTTTCAAAAGATGAAAATACGTACAAGTTATTGTCAATTTTACTTAAGTAAAAATCATCACAAGATCTGTCCACTAATAAAACCTTATTATTTTCATTTGAGGATGATTTTATAAGAAATACGTAGAAAGCTTTGTTATTAAAAGCTGTTTTGTCTATTAGGGAAATGTTGAAATTGAAGTATTGTTTCTGTACACAGAAATCGTTTACACGTTGTTTTACAAAAGCTTCTTCAATTGGATCATTAAAGATACACAAATTAGTTTTTAATAAGCTAGAATGATTACGCATGTTTAGCCTATATTCGTGGATTTGATATTGATTTCCATCAAAGAAGAATACAATATCTTCCTTATCTATAAACCATGTAAAATTTGAAATATTACGTTTGATGGATTTTACGTTGTATATGTCGGGATATGATTTCTTTAAATCAGTAGATAAAGAGTCTAATACAAGTTTAGCTAAGGTATTTAAAATTTCATCATTAGTGCCATTTAGTATATCGGTTATTTTAAGTTCTTCGCCTGTTGATAAATTAAATGTATAGCATTGGTGTGAGAAGCGACCGTTACTATTATTGTTTTTTGGGCATACAGATATAATATCGTTTTGGTTATAACCAATTATATAATCTGAAGTTTCAACTGAAGTAGGAATAAATTTTTCTTTTAAAACTGCATTTATTTTATCTATGGACTGCATCCTTAAAGGATTTATTATCTGAGGTATGGAATATGTTTTGAAATCTGTACGCAAAGAATAAGTGTCAGCATAATGAATACTAGAAGCACCAAATGTTCCAGCATCTGTTTTTACTGATACCAAATTTTTATTTGTATCCCATGTAAGAGTATCACATAAAATATTATTTAATACATCTAAAGATACATAAGTTCTACCATTTAAAATATTTGTTGAAAAAGTTTCGCCTTTATCGTTATTATTTACGAAAACTTTTTCATTTTTTAGATCAATTAAAATATCGTGAAAATTCTTTTTCAAATGTATCAAACGTGAAGGACCATACCAAGAAACGTTATATCCTAAGTTTTCACAAACATCTCTTAATGGAACTAATACGCTATCACCTACAATTATTTCTTCTTTTAATGATATTAGATGATTGTCCACGTATATTTGTTTGTTATCAGCAAATGAAGGTGCGGTAAACACATAAAGAGATAAGCTAGCTACGAAAAATAATTTTTTAAATAAATTCATAAAATCCCTCCTTGATAAAATACTATAAAATAGGGCAACAAAATGCTACCTGTAATTATATCGGAAAAACACACACAAAAAATAAACAAAAAGTTACAACGGTGTTTATAGAT includes:
- a CDS encoding copper amine oxidase N-terminal domain-containing protein, giving the protein MNLFKKLFFVASLSLYVFTAPSFADNKQIYVDNHLISLKEEIIVGDSVLVPLRDVCENLGYNVSWYGPSRLIHLKKNFHDILIDLKNEKVFVNNNDKGETFSTNILNGRTYVSLDVLNNILCDTLTWDTNKNLVSVKTDAGTFGASSIHYADTYSLRTDFKTYSIPQIINPLRMQSIDKINAVLKEKFIPTSVETSDYIIGYNQNDIISVCPKNNNSNGRFSHQCYTFNLSTGEELKITDILNGTNDEILNTLAKLVLDSLSTDLKKSYPDIYNVKSIKRNISNFTWFIDKEDIVFFFDGNQYQIHEYRLNMRNHSSLLKTNLCIFNDPIEEAFVKQRVNDFCVQKQYFNFNISLIDKTAFNNKAFYVFLIKSSSNENNKVLLVDRSCDDFYLSKIDNNLYVFSSFEKYTLNKITDLDMYKAALSKDYSSNFYEVTDYKKDSHGNTMMELTCLYNNTKLHVFDKITYDLSELSDEPICNICTRDFHGYLYTVPYININSSDAYVTNLEIDKLSNAYFESYRYSYSVNDNTLSLIISLAFKEIHAYNFDLTTGNRLSNADLLQRKNLSSDEFLDKLHTQVKNAFLVQNKISSQDADRYLDEYKKELLLNCSLVLPIYLSNDTNKFITITRIPSINKDTNSPLQILDIPIN